GCCGCGGCAAGCGCCTGGCCGAGGTCGCCGCCTACCTGTACCTGCGCCCCGGCCGCACCCGCGACGACCTCGCCTACGCCATGAACCCGAACCAGCCCTGGGGCGAACGCAGCGTCAAGCAGCGGCTGTCCGACCTACGCAGCCTCCTCGGACCGGCCCCGGACGGCACTCCCCGGCTCGCCCGAAGCGCCCGCAACGGAGCCCTGCCCACCCTCACGGGGGTGCGCAGCGACTGGGACCGTTTCCAAAAGCTCGCCGAACGCGGCCTCCTGGCCGGCCCCGCCGGGGTGGGCGACCTCGAAGCCGCCCTCGCACTCGTGCGAGGGCGCCCGTTCGCCGGCAGCACGGCCGCCTGGAGCATGCCCGACCACCAGGAGATGGTCTCCCGCATCGTCGACACCGCCCACACCCTCGCCCGCTACCGCACCGCAGCCGGCGATCTTCACCCCGCACGGGCGGCGATCGCCAAGGGGATCGATGTCCACCCCACCGCCGAGCTCCTGTACCGGGACTGGATCGCACTCGAGGCAGCACACGGCAGCCACTCCGAGGTCCAGCACGTCATCTCCCGCCTCCAGGACGCGCTCCGCACCCTGGACGTCGAGATGGAGCACGCCACCCGGACCCTCATCGAGGCCGTCTACCAGCGGGACCTGAAGGGCAGCGCCTGACCCCCGGTGGACAGCACGAAGCCCTCGGTCATCTGGACCGGGGGCCTCTTGTGTGTCCGGAGCCTGTCCGCCCTGGGCTGTGCTCGCCGTGTGCGAATTCGTCGAGCGTGCGGCACGTACCGCTGAGCCACCGTCGCATGCCCAGGGGAGGTGCGCATTCCGGCGGGACCGACTGAGCATCACAGTCAGGGCCGGCCGGGAGCAGAATCTTGACTGTCATTGAGAGGGAGACTACGGGCCGTGTGCTCGGCGTCCCACGCTTCCTTGAAGCCGGGGAGATAGCGGCGCAGGTGGCCGGAACTGAGAGCCTCGCCGGTCCTGCCGCCGACGCCGTGCTGCTCGAAGAGCCACTTGGCGAGTTGGTCGCCGTCGGGGAAGGTTCCGTGCTGCTCGGTGTAGTCGACGAACGCGGCCCGGTAGCGGTCCACCGCGCTCCCTTGCCGGGAGATCGCCTTCCTGGTCTCCCTCTGATTGGGGACGGGCGCCGGCTCTGATTCCTGGGTGCGTGGCCGGCCTTCCACCCGGGCGCGAGCTTCGCCTTCCTCCGCGGCCGCAGGTCTTGTCCGCGTCGCTTCATCGACAGGGGCAACAGGCTCAGCGACGCCGACGACGGTACCGGTGCCCTGCTCGGCCAGTTCTGCCAGCGCGGATAGCTCGCTCCCGTCCTCGGGCGCGACGACCAGGTCACCGCTGTGCTGCACGGTGGACGGCTCCTCGCGCGGGGCGGGGATGGCCGCCAGGACACCCGTGGGGTTCGGGATCGAGAATGTCGGGACGGGGAGGTCCGGAGCGCTCTCCAGCTTGAACTCGGGAAGCTGCTCGCCCAAGTTGGCCAGCTTGAGCAGCAGGAGGTAGTCGACCGGGGCACGATAGCGCCACAGGCGGCCGAAGGCCGCCCGCAGCCGGGCCCGGTAAACCAGACGGCGGCGTTCCATCTCCAGGGCTTCTTCGTAGGAGCGCAGTTCCCACAGCATCCGGCGGCGAAAGAGGCGGAGCGTGGCGATGGGCGCCCAGATCCAGCGTCCCAGGCGGGTGTTTTCGAAGAGCTGGTTGGCCTCGATCTGAGCCAGGCGGCCGACCGTGTGGCGGGCGGCCTCGATCGCGGCGACGAACAGCAGCGGGACGACGGCGTGCATGCCGCTGGAGAGCGGATTGGGCCAGGCGGAGGCGGCGTTGAAGACGATCGTGGCGCCGGTGAGCACCCAGGCGAGCTGCCGGAGGATGGGCAGCGGGATCCGCATCCAGGTCAGCAGCAGGTCCAGGGCGAGGAAAACGGTGATGCCGACATCGATGCCGATCGGCAGGAGGTAGGAGAACCAGCCGAAGCGGTTGCGCTGGGCCAGGCGGAGCACCGCGGTGTAGGAGCCGACAAAGCCGATCACCGCGATGACCACAGTGCCGAGCACCACCGTGACCACAAGCGCCTTCTGGCCCCGGCTGACCTCTCGGCGATCCATCGCCATCCCTCCGTGCCGTCGTCGTGTCCGTGTTCAAACAGAGGGCACCAGCTTCACACACTGCGGTGGGACCCGTCCCAGCCCTTCGCAACCTCTCCTCTCCTCGGTCTCGCGTTGCACGCCACGATCCCCCACCGCGTTGGGAGAACCGAGGGGAGGGTGTCGGCGCAGGGCTCAGAAGGGACGCTGGTCCGCGGGGATCTGCACGGTAATGGTGGCGCGCTTGTCTGCGGCGGTGGCGCCCTGTCGGCTGGCCCAGGGTTCATCGGAGCGCATCCAGGCGGGCAATCCTGGGGGGAGGTCGGCTTCGGGAATGGCGCCCAGGTCGGCCGGGTTCAGGTCGGCCCCGTAGTGGGCCAGGGGCACGGCCTGGTCGGGGGTGATGACGCCGTGGAGGGCGTCGAGGGCGGTGTTCCAGTTGGCGAGCATCTTGGCCATGGCCGTGGCGCGGTCCTGGCCCTGCGCAGCGGCGCTGTCGGGGTAGGTGGGGTGGAGGATGTGCTGGTACGCGCCGGTGTAGGCGGTGGCGGCCGCTGTCGCGTGCCAGGTCTGATAGGCCGTGTCGGCCAGTCCGCCCAGGGCGATGACGGCCTGGATCGAGTTGTGCGCGGTGAGCGTGTCGAGCCAGGAGTGGCGGTAGGCTGCGATGGCCGGGTCGTGGGCGTGGGCGGTGCCCGCCTGCTGGCCGTAGACGCTGTACAGATACGTGTTGATCATGGTGTAGCTGGTGGTGACGCCGAGCTTGTTCAGGAAGCCCTGGAAGCGGCGGCCGGCGGTGCCGATGAGGATGCGGCGGGCGATGTCCTCGTGTTCGGCGGGGTCCTGGCCGATGACCAGGATGCGGGCGGTGCCGTCGAGGCGGCCGCGGTGGAAGATCGGGCCCCATTCGGTGCGGAAGTCCGCGGCCGGGTAGGTCTCCGTGCCCGGGTAGTTGGCGACGAGCGCCGCATAGGGGGCTTGTCCGTAGCCGGGGTCGAAGTCGTGCATGCGCGGGTCCCCTTCGTCTACTCCATGCGGGCGGTCTCGCCCGCATGGGTGGCGTGCACACCGTCACGTAGAGGTCAGGATGAGTGGCGAAGCCGGTCCACGCCGCCAGGGCGGGGGCCGTGTCGCGTGAGTTGAGGCGAAGGGACCAAACCGATGCCCCCGACCGACCCCTCCCCCACCGGCCCGGCGTTCGCGCTGCGCGGCCGCATCGTCTCCATGGACCCCGCCGACACCGTGCTCGAGGACGGCGTCGTCTACGTCGACCCGAGCGGCACTATCAACGCGGTGCAGTCCGCCGCCGCCCCGCCCCCGCCGGGCTTCGACACCGTCGACGTCACCGACTCGGGCGGGACGGTGTATCCGGGGCTGATCGAGCTGCACAACCACCTGCCCTACGACGTACTGCAGCTGTGGCAGGTCCCCAAGAAGTACACAAACCGCTCCCAGTGGGGTAGCACCCCCGACTACCACCGCCTGGTCACCGGCCCCATGACGGTGCTGGGCCAGGATCCGCAGCTCATGCCCGCCGTGGTCCGCTACGTCGAGACCAAGGCCCTGGTCAACGGCACCACCACGAGCCAGGGCATCGCCTTGTTCAGCGACGCCGGAGCGCGGCGAATGTACCGGGGCCTGGTCCGCAACGTCGAAGCCACCGACGACTCCAACCTGCCCGAAGCCGCCACCCGGATCGCGGACGTCGAAGCTAGCGACGCCGCCCGCTTCCTGGCGCGCCTTCAGCAGCCGCACAAACTCATCCTCCACCTGGCCGAAGGCACCGACCCGGCCGCCCGAGCCCACTTCCAGGCCCTCCAGTACCAGCCCGGCCAGTGGGCCATCACCGACAACCTCGTCGGCATCCACTGCACCGCCCTGACCACCGAGGACTTCCAGGTCCTCGCCGACCACGGCGGCTCCATGGTCTGGTCACCCCTGTCCAACCTGCTCCTGTACGGACAGACCACCAACATCGCCGCCGCCAAGCAAGCAGGCGTGCCGATCGCGCTGGGCTCCGACTGGTCGGTATCCGGCAGCAAGGGCCTCCTCGGCGAGCTCAAGGCCGCCCGCCTCGCCTCCACCACCTCGCCAGCGGAAGCGGTTTTCAGCGACAAGGAACTCGTCGCCATGGCCACCCGCACACCCGCACTCATCCTGAAGTGGGACCAGAAACTCGGCTCCCTCCAGCCCGGCCGCTACGCCGACCTCCTCGTGATCGACGGCACCGCCGGCGACCCCTATACGACGCTCGTCGACGCCCGCGACACCGACATCACCCTTCTCGTCATCAGCGGCACCGCCCGATACGGCACCACCGCGCTCATGCACGCCCTCGCCCCCACGGCCGCACTGGAGAGCCCCGGCAGTGCAGCCCCCGCCGACCGACTGCTGAACCTCCACGACCCAGCCGCAGACCCCATCGTCGCCGGACTCACCCTCGCCGCAGCCACCGCCCGCCTCACCACCGCCCTGGCCAACCTCCCCACCCACAACGCACCGCCCCCGCCGGCCCATGCCGACACCGCGACGACCCCACGCTGGCGGCTCGCCCTCGACGAGATCCACCCCACCGGCGCGGAACTACGACCCCGCCTCCCACTCCCCGCCGGAGGCCGGCTCAGCGGACCGGTCATCCAACCGCCGACAACAGCCGCCCTCGCCGCAGAGACCACTCTGCCCCTCGCCCTGGACGGTCTCACAGCCACCCAGGACCCTGTCTTCGCCAAGACCCTGACCGCCGAGGCCAACCTGGCCGACGCCTATCGCACCACCCTGGCGCGCGACCTCACCTAGCCTCACGCACAGCGGCCGTGCACCCGGCGCGGGTGTTGTCGGTACCGCACCATACGGTGCTCGCCGCGCTATGTACGTCAGCCGACTGCGGTCTCCACAGCAGGCGGCAGCCGCCCATCTCCGCGAGCGTGATTCTTCCGCGGCGACTCCAATACGTGGCACACCTGCGCCGGGGCGCTCGACACCGTTGGGCTGCACAAGCCGAACCTGCTCTTAAAGGTGGCACGCCGCTTCGGCCCCCAGGTCGAGATCGGGGTCGTGCCGCCCGGCCTGAACAGACACAAGATCGAATACCGCTCCCCGGCGTCATCCAACCCCGCCGACTCGGGCACCGCATGGACCGAGGCATCGACGACATCAACAGCCCTGGCGCGGGAGCGCTCAACTACAGGTTGCTGGCCACCCTCACCGCGCAGTGGACCCGATCGGTCTCGACGAGGGCGACGTAGCAGGCCCGGTGGGCCTCTTCGTCTCGCCGGCGCGCCTGTCTGCGGCCTGACGGCAAAGGCGCCGAACTTCGAGCGACTCTGCTGTCCCCGTCGGCTGGGCTGGCCTCTGCCGGCGTCAGGGCGGTGCGAGCCTCGTGCCAGGTCGTATTGCCGGTACCGTGCGGGTCTACGGCGTCAGATAGCGGGCGCCAAAATCTGGAGGATTCATCTCATGCTGATTGCTCAGCGTCCTTCGCTGACCGAAGAGGTCGTTGACGAGTTCCGCTCCCGGTTCGTGATCGAGCCGCTGGAGCCGGGCTTCGGCTACACCCTCGGCAACTCGCTCCGCCGTACGCTCCTCTCCTCGATCCCCGGCGCTGCTGTCACCAGCATCCGGATCGACGGTGTCCTGCACGAGTTCACCACCGTGCCGGGCGTCAAGGAGGACGTCACCGACCTCATCCTGAACATCAAGCAGCTGGTCGTCTCCTCGGAGCACGACGAGCCGGTCGTGATGTACCTGCGCAAGCAGGGTCCGGGTCTGGTCACCGCCGCCGACATCGCGCCCCCGGCCGGTGTCGAGGTGCACAACCCCGAGCTGGTCCTCGCCACGCTGAACGGCAAGGGCAAGCTGGAGATGGAGCTGACCGTCGAGCGCGGTCGCGGCTACGTCTCCGCCGTGCAGAACAAGCAGTCCGGCCAGGAGATCGGCCGTATCCCGGTCGACTCCATCTACTCGCCGGTGCTGAAGGTCACCTACAAGGTCGAGGCCACGCGTGTCGAGCAGCGCACCGACTTCGACAAGCTGATCGTCGACGTCGAGACCAAGCCCGCCATGCGTCCGCGCGACGCGATGGCGTCGGCCGGTAAGACCCTGGTCGAGCTGTTCGGTCTCGCGCGCGAGCTGAACATCGACGCCGAGGGCATCGACATGGGCCCCACCCCGGCGGAAACCGCGTTCGCCGCCGACCTGGCATTGCCGATCGAGGAGCTGGAGCTCACCGTCCGCTCCTACAACTGCCTCAAGCGCGAGGGCATCCACACCGTGGGTGAGCTCGTGGCCCGCTCCGAGGCCGACCTGCTCGACATCCGCAACTTCGGCGCGAAGTCGATCGACGAGGTCAAGGCGAAGCTGGCCGACATGGGCATGGGCTTCAAAGACAGCCCGCCCGGATTCGACCCGACCACAGCCGCCTTCGGCGACGCCGACGCAAGCTTCCTCGAGACCCAACAGTACTGAACGCTGCGCCGGGTCGCACGGTCCGCAAGTCGCCTCCCGGACCGCGCGACCAGTGAGGCAAACGGCCACGTGAAGGCAGCCTGTTGCCGTCAGCCGAGGCCAGCGAAAAGCAGGCTCAGGTCCACGGTGCTACGGGGGTGGGGAAGCACTTCAGAACTTCGGAGCAGGTCGGGTCGGGAAGGGCTTCCGCGTAGCGGCGCACTGAGATGCAGCCGAGATGCCGTAGCCGGGCCACAGTAAGACCGGGTCTCCGGCGGTTGCGTACGCGAGCAGCTTCACGGCACCCGTGCCAGCCTGGTCTGGTGCGGGGAAACTGTCAGGAATTCGGACCGTACAGACCCGAGTGAGCGGTGCGGCCCACACCTGTCTGGCATGCTGCGGCCCCGCGTCCCGATAACGTGGGAGGCGGGGCCGCTGTGTGCCGTGATGGAGTTACAGCGGGAGGGACAGGACGTTCTCTTCCTGGACGTCGGCGCAGGGGTACAGGCGGGCCTGTGCACCCTGGTAGAGGCCGCCCCAGGAGTTGATGCAGTTGACGGATGCGACCTTCGGCTGAACCTGGAGGCCGTTGCCCTTGGTGACCCAGTTGAAGTACGTGTCGTTCGCGGAACCCGCGTTGCAGGGGTAGAGGGCCATGTGGTTGCCGGTGTGGTCGCCGCCCTCCCAGTTGTTCACGCACATGACGCGCTTTTGGGGGTCGTCGCTCCAGGAGGCCTGGATCTCGAAGTGGGTGGAGTCCTCCTGCCAGATCCACCACTGCTGGGCCTGGGTGCCGTTGCAGCCCCAGAACTGGAGCTGGGCCCCGTCGGTGAAGTGGCCACCGGGGACGTCGAGGCACAGTCCGTTACCGAACTTGATGGGGCCCCAGCTGGAGCCGGCGTGTGCGGTGCCGGAGCCGATGGTGATCGCGAGCAGTGACGCCGCCGCGACAGTGGCTACCTTGACCGTGCGCTTGAACATGGTGATCCCCCTGTTGATCAACGTATAACGGTGATGATCATAGCGGAATCACAGCTTGATCTTGATCTTTATTCCACGGCCGTGCCATGCCACCGTGGCTGACCGGACTGGCGCTGCCCTCACTGGTGAACGTGCTCGCCTTGGTGCTCAGGCTGTGACTTTGCACGTTGGGTGGCGTGCTTCTGGTGGAGATCTCTGACGTCACCGGACGGCATGTGGGGGATACCGCTGATGGGGTTCAACGGCGCAGGTAGGCGTACAGCGCGTACAGGGTCTCGCGGCTGATTCCGAACTCTGCAGGCAGCGCCGTTTTCGGCTCGCCGGAGGCTGCGCGTGTGCGTGGTTCGTGGGCTTGCTCGGGGGTGAGCGCCGGCTTGCGGCCGGTGTAGGCGCCGCGCCGCTTGGCCAGGGCAATGCCGTCACGCTGGCACTCCAGGATGAGGGCGCGTCAGAACTCGGCGATGGGTACCCAGACTGTACCGGGCGGGCGTTGTCGAGTTGCAGAGTTCTTCAATTCGTCAGTTGCGAATGCTGCAGTGGCTCTAGCGTCGGGGTCATGGCGAACACGGACACCGCATTGAAAGAGGCCATGGCGATCACCGGCGCGTTGGGGGTGGCCTTGGGGGACCTGGACAGTGGTATGAGCCTGGGGGCGCTGGCGTTGATGCCGGATCTGGATCTGGCGGTGGCGGCCGCTGGGCACACGGAGCTGGTGCGGGCGCAGCAGCGGACGCTGGAGATGCTGGGCGGTGAGGCGGGGGTGATCGAGGACATCTTGGTCACGTTGAGGGGTCAGTACCACGTGATCCGGCCGCTGACCTCGCACACCGGGGTGGGACTGTTCCTGGTTCTGGTGCTGGACCGCGGGCGGGCGAACCTGGCGATGGCCCGGCACCAGCTCAAGCAGATCGAGGCAGAACTCGACATGTAGTGGCCGTGGCCGCCGGGCGGGTGCGTGTGTGCGCCCCTCGATGTGGTCAGGGTGGGGTGAGTTTGAGGAAAGGAGGACGGCGCGGGCGAGCTGGCCGTCGACTGCGCCCAGCAGCATGGCGGGCTCGGACCGCCGGCGGCGGGGCCACCAGCGCCGGACAGCCCTCACCGGGGGCCTCCGGGCAGCCGCGCTGATGGCTGGCTGTCTCGGCGGGCAGGTTCTGACGGTATGGCTGAGCGCATGCCTGCGGAGCCGCCGACCTGGTGCTGCTTCACAGGTCGTTGCCGGCGTAGGAGAGGTTGAAGCTTTTGTTGGTTAGGGGGAAGTCGGGGACGATCGTGTCGGCCAGGGCGACGGGCAGGGCGGGCCAGTTGAAGAAGGACGGGTCGACGGGTTTCACGCGGGCCAGGGTGCCGTTGGCGGCGAGCTCGACGCGCGTGGTGATGGTGCCGCGCCAGCCCTCGACCATCCCGATCCCGGCGCCCGGCCCGTCAGAGCTGAGCGGGACCATGAAAGCCCCCGGTTCCAGGTGCGGGGTGAGCTGGTTCAGCAGGGCCAGGGAGACGTCGATCTCCTGGGCGCGGATCTGGAAGCGTGCGAGCACGTCCCCACTGTCCAGGGTCGGTACGTGGAGGGCGGGTCCGAGGTCGAGGGCGGGGTGCATGGTACGGGCGTCGAGGGCCAGGCCGCTGGCGCGGCCGACGTAGCCGAGGCATCCGAGCTCGCGGGCGGCCTGTTCCGGGAGCACGGCGGTGCCGGTGAACCGGTCCTTGACGACGGCGTGGCCGAGGGCGAGTCGGGTCAGGTCGCGGATGTCGTCCCCGGTTCGGCGCAACTGCGCGGGTGTGGGGAGGGCGAGCAGGCGGGCGCCGCCGGGAATCACGCCGCCGCGCAGCAGCCGGTGCCCGGTGATCTGCTGGCCCAGGCGCAGGAGTTGTTCGCGGATGCGCTGGGCGTGGGCGTTGAGGACGCCGTGGCCGACGTCGTTGCACAGGGCGCCGAGGTCGGTGACGTGGTTGTGGACGCGCTCCAGTTCGAGCAGCAGGGCCCGCGCCGCCCGTGCGGCCTCGGGGACCTGGGTGTTTGTGGCGTGTTCGATGGCTTGGCAGTAGGCCAGGGCGTGGCCGACGGCGGTGTCGCCGCTGATGCGTTCCGCCAGTGGCAGGCCGCGGTCGATGGCCCGGCCTTCGAAGAGTTTCTCGATGCCCTTGTGGACGAACCACAGCCGGGCCTTCAGTTTCAGGATGGTTTCCCCGACGACGGAGAAGCGGAAGTGTCCGGGTTCGGTGAGGCCGGCGTGGACGGGGCCGACGGGGATCTCGTAGACGCCGTCGCCTTCGACTTCCAGGAAGGGGTAGGGGCCCTCGGGTTCGGCGAACGGTGGTGGCGGTCCGGCGTCCGGGCGGCCGGGGTACCAGCCCTGGGGCCAGTGGTAGTGCCGCACCAGCCTGCGTGGCAGGGGGTGGCCGAGGAGTTCGACGCCGTGCAGGTCGTGCATCTCCCGCTCGAACCGTCCGGCCGGGAAGGACAGGTGCGCCAGCGTCGACAGCTGGGGTTTGGCCGGGTCGAGGCGGACGTGGAGTTCGGTGCGCCGGTCCGGGGGGCCTGCGACGAACAGGTAGACGATGCGGACGGCGTCGGCGTCGTGGTGCGCGGCGACCAGGGCGAGGCGTTCGCCCCGGGAGAGTCGCTCGGCTGCGGTGTCGGCGAGTTCTCCGACACCGACCTCGTACACGGTCGTGGTGGGGGTCATGGTCAGTGGCCTCCGATGAGCGCGGCGGCGGTGTCCAGCAGG
This genomic interval from Streptacidiphilus rugosus AM-16 contains the following:
- a CDS encoding DUF2637 domain-containing protein produces the protein MDRREVSRGQKALVVTVVLGTVVIAVIGFVGSYTAVLRLAQRNRFGWFSYLLPIGIDVGITVFLALDLLLTWMRIPLPILRQLAWVLTGATIVFNAASAWPNPLSSGMHAVVPLLFVAAIEAARHTVGRLAQIEANQLFENTRLGRWIWAPIATLRLFRRRMLWELRSYEEALEMERRRLVYRARLRAAFGRLWRYRAPVDYLLLLKLANLGEQLPEFKLESAPDLPVPTFSIPNPTGVLAAIPAPREEPSTVQHSGDLVVAPEDGSELSALAELAEQGTGTVVGVAEPVAPVDEATRTRPAAAEEGEARARVEGRPRTQESEPAPVPNQRETRKAISRQGSAVDRYRAAFVDYTEQHGTFPDGDQLAKWLFEQHGVGGRTGEALSSGHLRRYLPGFKEAWDAEHTARSLPLNDSQDSAPGRP
- a CDS encoding uracil-DNA glycosylase family protein — protein: MHDFDPGYGQAPYAALVANYPGTETYPAADFRTEWGPIFHRGRLDGTARILVIGQDPAEHEDIARRILIGTAGRRFQGFLNKLGVTTSYTMINTYLYSVYGQQAGTAHAHDPAIAAYRHSWLDTLTAHNSIQAVIALGGLADTAYQTWHATAAATAYTGAYQHILHPTYPDSAAAQGQDRATAMAKMLANWNTALDALHGVITPDQAVPLAHYGADLNPADLGAIPEADLPPGLPAWMRSDEPWASRQGATAADKRATITVQIPADQRPF
- a CDS encoding amidohydrolase family protein, giving the protein MPPTDPSPTGPAFALRGRIVSMDPADTVLEDGVVYVDPSGTINAVQSAAAPPPPGFDTVDVTDSGGTVYPGLIELHNHLPYDVLQLWQVPKKYTNRSQWGSTPDYHRLVTGPMTVLGQDPQLMPAVVRYVETKALVNGTTTSQGIALFSDAGARRMYRGLVRNVEATDDSNLPEAATRIADVEASDAARFLARLQQPHKLILHLAEGTDPAARAHFQALQYQPGQWAITDNLVGIHCTALTTEDFQVLADHGGSMVWSPLSNLLLYGQTTNIAAAKQAGVPIALGSDWSVSGSKGLLGELKAARLASTTSPAEAVFSDKELVAMATRTPALILKWDQKLGSLQPGRYADLLVIDGTAGDPYTTLVDARDTDITLLVISGTARYGTTALMHALAPTAALESPGSAAPADRLLNLHDPAADPIVAGLTLAAATARLTTALANLPTHNAPPPPAHADTATTPRWRLALDEIHPTGAELRPRLPLPAGGRLSGPVIQPPTTAALAAETTLPLALDGLTATQDPVFAKTLTAEANLADAYRTTLARDLT
- a CDS encoding DNA-directed RNA polymerase subunit alpha — its product is MLIAQRPSLTEEVVDEFRSRFVIEPLEPGFGYTLGNSLRRTLLSSIPGAAVTSIRIDGVLHEFTTVPGVKEDVTDLILNIKQLVVSSEHDEPVVMYLRKQGPGLVTAADIAPPAGVEVHNPELVLATLNGKGKLEMELTVERGRGYVSAVQNKQSGQEIGRIPVDSIYSPVLKVTYKVEATRVEQRTDFDKLIVDVETKPAMRPRDAMASAGKTLVELFGLARELNIDAEGIDMGPTPAETAFAADLALPIEELELTVRSYNCLKREGIHTVGELVARSEADLLDIRNFGAKSIDEVKAKLADMGMGFKDSPPGFDPTTAAFGDADASFLETQQY
- a CDS encoding RICIN domain-containing protein; its protein translation is MINRGITMFKRTVKVATVAAASLLAITIGSGTAHAGSSWGPIKFGNGLCLDVPGGHFTDGAQLQFWGCNGTQAQQWWIWQEDSTHFEIQASWSDDPQKRVMCVNNWEGGDHTGNHMALYPCNAGSANDTYFNWVTKGNGLQVQPKVASVNCINSWGGLYQGAQARLYPCADVQEENVLSLPL
- a CDS encoding helix-turn-helix domain-containing protein, which translates into the protein MLECQRDGIALAKRRGAYTGRKPALTPEQAHEPRTRAASGEPKTALPAEFGISRETLYALYAYLRR
- a CDS encoding hydrogenase large subunit, whose product is MTPTTTVYEVGVGELADTAAERLSRGERLALVAAHHDADAVRIVYLFVAGPPDRRTELHVRLDPAKPQLSTLAHLSFPAGRFEREMHDLHGVELLGHPLPRRLVRHYHWPQGWYPGRPDAGPPPPFAEPEGPYPFLEVEGDGVYEIPVGPVHAGLTEPGHFRFSVVGETILKLKARLWFVHKGIEKLFEGRAIDRGLPLAERISGDTAVGHALAYCQAIEHATNTQVPEAARAARALLLELERVHNHVTDLGALCNDVGHGVLNAHAQRIREQLLRLGQQITGHRLLRGGVIPGGARLLALPTPAQLRRTGDDIRDLTRLALGHAVVKDRFTGTAVLPEQAARELGCLGYVGRASGLALDARTMHPALDLGPALHVPTLDSGDVLARFQIRAQEIDVSLALLNQLTPHLEPGAFMVPLSSDGPGAGIGMVEGWRGTITTRVELAANGTLARVKPVDPSFFNWPALPVALADTIVPDFPLTNKSFNLSYAGNDL